One Megalopta genalis isolate 19385.01 chromosome 5, iyMegGena1_principal, whole genome shotgun sequence DNA window includes the following coding sequences:
- the Fbxl4 gene encoding F box and leucine-rich-repeat gene 4, which translates to MAWIPNDKFKDETLLLSGNMGRVKFCEQYVKDVRDFSSQYGSNISISYTAYNIAGFPSKFPDYGDFPQAFVMRTYGPWWNKAPSRLIDYMPQNNEDVVSQDYIDLEFYEPVYPIRVSIYETYNPGSVVGVWAQNLEGKWIQLWSGVPQIVLHKPRIFSPRLPLCNFMTKMIRLEFNHNLLDYYTELDAVSLIGTSNFIVPYKSRNQSLNDFIQQLGYFKQSSDDKYNMTPDYLKASYDLEVLKGTISKHCMIFESTIVDNIFKGNIVSKIGQHYQFVPPLEEACNSLQQFLQEDFPKLTRDIQFSKSNTLFEQDNLSRDRFPIPSSDYEYQTCGSFSALPDETVLKILKNLDLRSLCCLCRVNKHFNNIARDALLYTSLNLRPYWYCLDTLALNYLAPRCKYLQQLDLSWCGNYNMIKYQDFIHFIHTSGTLVTHLRLNCCKFVNDAVILEISTVCKDLKELCLRNCIGITNEGFSKLENLELLERLELYRTNIETATLCTILKNNIRMRHLNLAGMHDRLNIDEVAVQLGSSCPHLESVDFWKAQTLTPHGVRALSHCSKLREIDFGWCGGMGAPGDSLRALLSSCPHLEKVFLAALRGLTDRDLEPLLLCQRLQQLDLLGARSLTPDRCYEFLLFCQKLEMIDLSFCDGINDFIVQEWRQLFPRVSIKRSFQVIGSDML; encoded by the exons ATGGCGTGGATACCTAATGACAAGTTTAAAGATGAAACATTACTGTTAAGTGGAAATATGGGGCGTGTAAAATTTTGTGAACAGTATGTGAAAGATGTGCGTGATTTTAGTTCTCAGTATGGAAGTAATATCAGTATTTCTTATACGGCTTACAATATTGCTGGATTTCCTAGTAAATTTCCAGACTATGGAGACTTTCCGCAAGCTTTTGTTATg AGAACATATGGACCATGGTGGAATAAAGCACCTTCAAGACTGATAGATTATATGCCACAAAATAATGAAGATGTTGTAAGCCAAGATTACATAG ATCTAGAATTTTATGAACCGGTATATCCAATTAGAGTTTCAATTTATGAAACTTACAATCCTGGAAGTGTAGTTGGAGTATGGGCACAAAATTTGGAAGGAAAGTGGATTCAGTTATGGAGTGGTGTTCCTCAAATTGTTCTTCACAAGCCTCGCATATTTTCCCCTCGTTTGCCGCTGTGTAATTTTATGACAAAGATGATAAGACTGGAATTTAATCACaatttattagattattatacgGAATtagatgctgtatcacttatcgGAACATCTAATTTCATTGTTCCTTACAAATCACGTAATCAAAGTTTAAATGATTTCATACAACAGTTGGGTTATTTTAAACAAAGTAGTgatgataaatataatatgacacCAGATTATTTGAAGGCAAGTTATGATTTAGAAGTACTAAAAGGAACGATTTCCAAACACTGTATGATTTTTGAAAg TACAATCGTGGATAATATATTCAAAGGTAACATAGTATCTAAAATAGGTCAACATTATCAATTTGTTCCTCCTCTGGAGGAAGCATGCAATAGTTTGCAACAATTTTTACAAGAAGATTTCCCCAAATTGACCAGGGATATTCAATTTTCAAAGTCAAATACATTATTTGAACAAGATAACCTTTCCAGAGATAGGTTTCCAATACCGTCAAGTGACTATGAATATCAAACTTGTGGTAGTTTTTCAGCACTTCCA GATGAGACAgtactgaaaattttaaaaaatttagatCTAAGATCTTTATGTTGTTTATGTAGAGTAAACaaacattttaataatattgcaagGGATGCTTTGTTGTACACAAGTCTCAATTTAAGACCTTATTGGTATTGTTTGGATACATTAGCACTGAATTACTTAGCACCTAGATGTAAATATTTGCAACAATTAGATCTATCGTGGTGTGGAAATTATAACATGATTAAATATCAAGATTTCATACATTTTATTCATACATCTGGAACTCTTGTGACACATTTAAGATTAAATTGTTGTAAGTTCGTTAATGACGCAGTCATCCTCGAAATTTCAACTGTTTGTAAAGATTTAAAAG AATTATGTTTACGCAACTGTATTGGAATAACGAACGAAGGTTTTTCAAAGCTTGAAAACTTGGAATTACTCGAACGTTTGGAACTTTATAGAACGAACATTGAAACTGCCACATTGTGtactatattaaaaaataatattagaatGCGACATTTGAATTTAGCTGGAATGCATGAtcgtttaaatattgatgaagttGCAGTCCAATTAGGAAGTTCATGTCCACATTTAGAAAGTGTAGATTTTTGGAAAGCACAAACTTTAACACCACATGGAGTTAGAGCCTTATCTCATTGCAGCAAGCTTCGCGAAATTGATTTCGGATGGTG TGGTGGTATGGGCGCACCTGGTGACTCTTTACGAGCACTATTATCTTCATGTCCACACTTAGAGAAAGTATTCTTAGCAGCCCTTAGAGGATTAACGGATCGCGACTTAGAGCCGCTTTTACTTTGTCAACGATTGCAACAATTGGATTTGTTAGGGGCACGTTCTCTTACGCCTGATAGATGTTACgagtttcttttattttgtcAAAAATTGGAAATGATCGATCTTAGCTTTTGCGATGGAATTAATGATTTTATAGTACAAGAGTGGCGTCAGTTGTTTCCACGTGTTTCTATTAAAAGAAGTTTTCAAGTCATCGGTTCTGACAtgttatga
- the LOC117220474 gene encoding putative fatty acyl-CoA reductase CG8306, which yields MVSDVMRFYSGKTIFITGGSGFLGICLIEKLLRTIPDLKNIYMLLRPKKNKQIKERLEDIKKNPIFSKLKEDNKDHQLDKLIAVAGDVDQENLGLSSEDRLTLVEDVQIVFHSAASLDFEADLRSTTNSNVLGTRRLVELCQEIRNLKAMVHVSSAYVNSYLLEATETVYPPPYDVNELLRLVKSLDDSTLKTETPNILKDHPNSYTFTKHLAEHEVKNGRIPAAIVRPSMILGAWKEPIPGWTISKNGPQGFLMAASKGIIRRLPVAKDLIYDYIPVDIVVNNLIVAAYAVERDGGRELKVYHCTSSTNNPFKWIEIEDKLNVILHKYPLVSAVWYPHLKLLSSIFLFRLSAIFVHFIPAYILDTITKLAGGRPILIKLHTNINNSLDRLTRFIFTEWKYHNPSQIELHKSLSEEDKQLFNLDIKTLEWLEFFINLQQGVRIYLNNESPKLLNKARSKDKILMIAHLGLQAGLLGLVWWLVKTVFASTWTKTGLVVPLAYLIFDQL from the exons ATGGTGTCGGATGtaatgagattttacagcggTAAAACTATCTTTATTACCGGCGGCAGTGGTTTCCTGGGGATTTGTCTGATCGAGAAATTGTTACGAACAATCCCGGACTTGAAGAACATTTATATGCTATTACGACCGAaaaagaataaacaaataaaggaGAGATTAGAGGATATCAAGAAAAATCCG ATATTCAGTAAATTAAAGGAAGATAACAAGGATCATCAACTTGATAAATTAATAGCTGTTGCGGGTGATGTGGATCAAGAAAATTTGGGTCTGTCATCCGAGGATAGATTGACCTTGGTTGAAGATGTTCAAATTGTTTTCCATTCTGCTGCTTCGTTGGATTTTGAAGCAGATTTGAGATCTACTACTAATTCTAACGTGCTAGGAACGCGTAGACTTGTTGAACTATGCCAGGAAATAAGAAACTTAAAG GCAATGGTACATGTTTCTAGTGCCTATGTCAACTCATATTTACTTGAAGCAACAGAGACTGTCTATCCTCCTCCATACGATGTAAATGAATTACTTAGATTAGTCAAATCATTAGATGATTCCACTTTAAAGACAGAAACTCCAAATATACTAAAGGATCATCCAAACTCTTACACGTTCACAAAACACTTAGCTGAACATGAAGTTAAAAATGGACGCATCCCAGCTGCTATCGTACGTCCATCGATGA TTCTTGGGGCATGGAAAGAACCAATTCCTGGATGGACAATATCCAAGAATGGTCCACAAGGTTTTTTGATGGCTGCTAGCAAAGGCATAATAAGAAGATTACCAGTTGCAAAAGATTTGATCTATGATTATATTCCAGTAGATATCGTTGTAAACAATCTTATAGTTGCAGCCTATGCAGTTGAACGAGATGG TGGGAGAGAATTGAAAGTGTATCATTGTACAAGTAGTACAAACAATCCTTTTAAATGGATTGAGATTGAGGACAAACTAAATGTGATCTTACATAAGTATCCATTAGTAAGTGCAGTGTGGTATCCACACTTGAAACTGCTATCatcaatatttttattcagacTTTCCGCAATATTTGTGCATTTTATTCCTGCATATATCTTGGATACAATAACTAAATTAGCTGGAGGGAGACCAAT ATTGATAAAATTGCACACCAATATTAACAATTCCCTGGATCGTCtaacaagatttatcttcactgAATGGAAGTACCATAATCCTTCCCAGATTGAGTTACATAAGTCTTTATCAGAAGAAGATAAACAGTTGTTCAATCTAGATATTAAAACATTAGAATGGCTTGAATTCTTCATTAATTTACAACAAGGAGTCAGAATATATTTGAACAATGAGTCtccaaaattgttgaacaaagCACGCTCCAAAGATAAAAT attaaTGATAGCACACTTAGGCTTACAAGCTGGACTTTTGGGACTAGTTTGGTGGTTGGTGAAAACTGTATTTGCCAGTACTTGGACAAAGACAGGTTTAGTTGTGCCTCTCGCGTACCTCATTTTTGATCAGTTGTAA
- the LOC117220469 gene encoding uncharacterized protein LOC117220469 has product MPKRKSYKISDRKQDHYKSQETLLQRSSSFDAIDSNGNNNTSFRKNGSSERLLGEHSPESVLFEPAELELTCYDELSPEIAHKRLRRKSDSLDKYDDQCDDSLKKKADTPMKTRYSLDRTLSLNQEIKSDMNTYISLQNVKSFSNFFPVNQFEDEAKKIEQYEKWSSHESHGSKYQIINEKASQDTSGSSFFVANWSECTKILSKLRQLNSFKIGASQEHFASLLSEHTQPLISQRKSKRTSKRAFEEVGKVDDKAHTISISSPTPCNGSPPPAKRCRTTLKFDNEKETEEEHRTVVTCTPESLAASILELPIVSDSDGRSGSLHDLETGGEFCRKCTCPSNKQSYRSFMFSSKHLPKIIVFCTWLIRKLAEAFKKNYARFKHMIFVSSTKETAKKVEQLSKVVIALRSENDQMINMFLERLNYLSEEITHKHTNNETTLATLTAEVCNIREISNKLAKNNEIMMQELKTLQRILEDKKTISPIISPPLPPPMPSLLIPSRSAGSPQPPLPPFPPPSPPPPPPPPPPPPPPPPPPPPPPASLFQSPMEAITPTTPKRSVSTPSTTCSTPLLSRPTITVEDLLKVTLRKAPQNLKENRRNTIPGPRGPVVSLDMLRSVKLKSVRRRSTPDQLIRSPRSSRRIKARAASSLSLSPIMTATDNPLGRILKQVDLNRRPRRLLTTTNFRETNITKDNNSLNRDTRNISSQALTLDDSIYTQHSNAKKTP; this is encoded by the exons ATGCCGAAACGTAAGAGTTACAAAATATCTGACCGGAAGCAAGACCACTACAAATCCCAGGAAACATTGCTGCAGAGATCAAGTTCGTTTGATGCGATCGATAGCAATGGGAATAATAATACTTCCTTTAGAAAGAATGGTTCATCTGAGCGACTATTAGGAGAACATTCCCCGGAATCTGTGCTCTTTGAACCTGCCGAACTGGAGTTGACGTGCTACGATGAGCTGAGCCCAGAAATTGCCCATAAGCGACTGCGAAGAAAATCGGACTCTTTGGACAAGTACGATGATCAATGTGACGATTCATTGAAGAAAAAAGCAGACACGCCTATGAAAACCCGTTACTCATTAGACAGAACTCTTTCGTTAAACCAGGAAATCAAGTCGGACATGAACACATACATCTCTCTGCAAAATGTCAAGTCCTTTTCGAACTTCTTCCCTGTTAATCAGTTTGAGGATGAAGCGAAGAAGATCGAGCAATACGAAAAGTGGAGCAGTCATGAGAGTCATGGCTCAAAGTATCAGATAATAAATGAGAAGGCTTCACAGGATACCAGCGGTAGCAGTTTCTTCGTTGCCAATTGGAGTGAGTGCACCAAAATTCTTTCCAAGCTAAGGCAACTGAATAGCTTCAAGATAGGAGCAAGTCAGGAACACTTTGCAAGCTTACTGTCAGAGCACACACAGCCTTTGATATCACAAAGGAAATCTAAACGCACCAGTAAGCGTGCTTTTGAAGAGGTTGGCAAAGTAGATGACAAAGCGCATACAATTAGTATTAGTTCTCCTACACCATGCAATGGTTCACCGCCTCCTGCCAAAAGGTGTAGGACTACTTTGAAGTTTGATAATGAGAAAGAAACAGAAGAAGAACACAGAACGGTTGTCACATGTACACCAGAATCCCTCGCTGCTTCTATTCTAGAGTTACCTATTGTATCCGATTCTGATGGCCGTAGCGGAAGTCTGCACGAC CTAGAAACAGGCGGTGAATTCTGTCGAAAATGTACCTGTCCTAGTAACAAACAGAGCTACCGATCATTTATGTTCTCCAGTAAACATCTACCTAAAATTATTGTTTTTTGCACCTGGTTGATAAGAAAGTTAGCAGAAGCCTTTAAAAAG AACTATGCTCGATTCAAGCATATGATCTTCGTGTCCTCTACAAAGGAAACTGCAAAGAAAGTCGAACAGCTCAGTAAAGTGGTCATAGCATTACGCTCCGAGAACGACCAAATGATTAATATGTTCTTGGAGAGACTTAATTATTTGTCCGAAGAAATTACTCAT AAGCATACGAATAACGAGACTACATTAGCCACCCTGACCGCGGAGGTGTGTAACATACGAGAGATCAGTAATAAGTTGGCTAAAAACAATGAGATAATGATGCAAGAGCTGAAGACATTGCAGAGAATATTAGAAGATAAGAAAACAATATCTCCAATAATTTCACCGCCACTGCCACCACCAATGCCATCGCTTCTAATTCCATCTAGGTCGGCGGGCTCTCCACAACCTCCACTTCCACCTTTTCCTCCTCCTTCACCGCcacccccgccgccgccgccaccaccaccaccaccaccaccaccaccaccacctccTCCTCCGGCTTCATTATTTCAATCGCCGATGGAAGCAATCACGCCAACCACCCCGAAGAGAAGCGTCAGTACACCTTCGACAACGTGCTCAACGCCGTTGCTTAGTAGACCAACCATAACCGTCGAGGATCTGTTGAAGGTGACCCTAAGAAAAGCACCACAAAATCTTAAG GAAAATAGAAGGAATACCATACCGGGACCAAGGGGACCAGTGGTCTCACTTGACATGCTACGTAGCGTTAAATTAAAATCTGTTAGACGCAGATCAACCCCCGACCAATTAATAAGATCTCCGAGAAGCTCTCGCAGGATTAAGGCACGCGCAGCGTCGAGCCTGAGCTTATCTCCGATAATGACTGCAACGGACAATCCGTTGGGACGAATTCTGAAACAAGTGGATCTTAATAGACGGCCAAGGCGTTTATTAACTACGACGAATTTTCGCGAGACTAATATCACAAAGGACAATAATTCATTGAATAGGGATACGAGAAATATCAGCTCGCAGGCTTTAACGTTGGATGATTCAATTTATACACAGCATAGCAATGCAAAGAAAACGCCTTGA